One genomic segment of Salinigranum rubrum includes these proteins:
- a CDS encoding IclR family transcriptional regulator, whose translation MDTDDDSGGLIRAVDTTLRIVETLNDLGTAGVTELARRLDEPKSTVYNHLDTLNRRGYVVKDDDAYRLACRFLELGSMTRERYLVYRIARDEVTALAEETGELAGLVVEEHGYGVFLHRAKGNQAVHVDTHVGKRIHLHGAALGKAMLAFSSAEHVHEVIDRRGLPALTDHTLTDEDALFDELERIREEEVAFDDEERINGLRSVAVPLRTDEGDVLGAISVAGPTSRLRGDRFRSELPDRLRSAANVIELNITYL comes from the coding sequence ATGGACACCGACGACGACTCCGGCGGCCTCATCCGTGCGGTCGACACGACCCTCCGCATCGTGGAGACCCTCAACGACCTGGGGACGGCCGGCGTGACCGAACTGGCCCGCCGACTCGACGAACCGAAGAGTACGGTGTACAACCACCTCGACACGCTCAACCGACGGGGGTACGTCGTCAAGGACGACGACGCGTACCGACTCGCCTGTCGGTTCCTCGAACTGGGGTCGATGACCCGGGAGCGGTACCTCGTCTACCGCATCGCCCGCGACGAGGTGACCGCGCTCGCGGAGGAGACGGGCGAACTCGCGGGGTTAGTCGTCGAAGAGCACGGTTACGGGGTGTTCCTCCACCGGGCGAAGGGGAACCAGGCGGTCCACGTCGACACGCACGTCGGCAAGCGCATCCACCTCCACGGGGCCGCACTCGGGAAGGCGATGCTCGCGTTTTCGTCGGCCGAACACGTCCACGAAGTCATCGACCGCCGGGGCCTGCCGGCGCTGACCGACCACACGCTCACCGACGAGGACGCCCTGTTCGACGAACTCGAACGGATTCGTGAGGAGGAGGTCGCCTTCGACGACGAGGAGCGCATCAACGGCCTGCGGAGCGTCGCCGTTCCGCTCCGGACCGACGAGGGGGACGTGCTCGGTGCAATCAGCGTCGCCGGCCCCACGAGTCGACTGCGCGGCGACCGGTTCCGGTCGGAACTCCCCGACAGACTGCGGAGCGCCGCGAACGTCATCGAACTCAACATCACGTACCTCTGA
- a CDS encoding metal-sulfur cluster assembly factor, whose translation MPATPADVRARLDRVTDPELDESIVDLDYVDRIAIDETSVTVRFTLPTAWCSPAFAWMMATDARDELESIDGVDRAEIYLRDHMHQAEINEGVNARQSFEASFPDADGEVASVRATLDDKARLSRQYAAVETLLDAGVSSEQICELTPAGVAIDDDPRREGARASVYLAEGAFAVTVDARPLDRYLCKAREVGIVEGEDDRLFRTPEGDPIDPESFELVHRRGRLAQTNMTGQGGVCDALNESRRRKLDRDGPTVVDAD comes from the coding sequence ATGCCCGCGACGCCCGCAGACGTCCGCGCGCGACTCGACCGCGTGACGGACCCCGAACTAGACGAGTCCATCGTCGACCTCGACTACGTCGACCGCATCGCCATCGACGAGACGTCGGTGACGGTCCGCTTCACGCTCCCGACGGCGTGGTGTTCGCCCGCGTTCGCTTGGATGATGGCGACCGACGCGCGCGACGAACTCGAATCCATCGACGGGGTCGACCGCGCGGAGATATATCTGCGCGACCACATGCATCAAGCGGAGATCAACGAGGGGGTCAACGCGCGGCAGTCGTTCGAGGCGTCCTTCCCCGACGCCGACGGCGAGGTCGCCTCGGTACGCGCCACGCTCGACGACAAGGCCCGCCTCTCCCGGCAGTACGCGGCCGTCGAGACGCTCCTCGACGCCGGCGTCTCGTCCGAGCAGATCTGTGAACTGACACCCGCCGGCGTCGCTATCGACGACGACCCGCGTCGGGAGGGTGCCCGCGCCTCGGTCTACCTCGCCGAGGGCGCGTTCGCCGTCACCGTCGACGCGCGACCGCTCGACCGCTATCTCTGTAAGGCACGGGAGGTCGGCATCGTCGAGGGCGAGGACGACCGACTGTTCCGGACGCCCGAGGGCGACCCCATCGACCCCGAGTCGTTCGAACTCGTCCACCGACGCGGCCGACTCGCACAGACGAACATGACCGGACAGGGCGGCGTCTGCGACGCGCTCAACGAGAGCCGTCGGCGGAAATTGGACCGCGACGGACCGACCGTCGTCGACGCCGACTGA
- a CDS encoding (2Fe-2S)-binding protein, whose amino-acid sequence MSTGTTEGDEARPTETVTLTVNGEEVTREVEPRLKLSDFLRTECGLRGVRVGCEHGVCGACTVMMDGATVKSCLTYAVQAEGLEIETVENLADDGELHPLQSAFHEEHALQCGFCTSGFVMSAFELLEENSDPSRDEVKTALSDNICRCTGYHNIYSAVERAAAELAVDSEERS is encoded by the coding sequence ATGAGCACCGGTACCACAGAGGGTGATGAGGCTCGCCCGACCGAGACCGTCACCCTGACTGTCAACGGTGAGGAGGTCACCCGCGAGGTCGAACCTCGGCTGAAGCTCTCCGACTTCCTGCGCACCGAGTGTGGGCTCCGCGGCGTCCGCGTCGGATGCGAACACGGCGTCTGCGGGGCGTGCACCGTGATGATGGACGGCGCGACGGTGAAGTCGTGTCTCACCTACGCGGTGCAGGCCGAGGGACTCGAAATCGAAACCGTCGAGAATCTCGCCGACGACGGCGAACTCCACCCGCTCCAGTCGGCGTTCCACGAGGAACACGCCCTCCAGTGTGGGTTCTGTACGAGCGGGTTCGTCATGTCCGCCTTCGAACTCCTCGAAGAGAACTCCGACCCCTCCCGCGACGAGGTGAAGACGGCCCTCTCGGACAACATCTGCCGCTGTACGGGCTATCACAACATCTACAGCGCCGTCGAGCGCGCGGCCGCCGAACTCGCGGTCGACAGCGAGGAGCGTTCGTAA
- a CDS encoding alcohol dehydrogenase catalytic domain-containing protein, translating into MTSMNAVVLDEWGGDLTVRQVDRPDPGSGEVRVDVRACAVTRTIENAVQGGLSDDPALTPRVPGHEFAGVVSEVGAGVDLSVGDRVLAYFYLTCGTCDHCRRGEANRCLRFRGWYGVNCDGAYAESAVLPAANALPLPEETGFAAGAIAADGLATPLHVCERTGVDDTDSVLVVGAAGRIGVHLSQLAASRGAHVVAADIDPERLAHVDDLTPDTVVPVDASGGEFASRVRDATPRGAGPTVVVDTVGDTDTLGDAWEAMAMGGQVVSLTTHHDRTFDVPMKEYVVKEASFLGSRYATKDQVVRAARLFADGRVDPVVRRRVGLDEVPAVHEELRAGETFGTTVLEP; encoded by the coding sequence ATGACCTCGATGAACGCCGTCGTCCTCGACGAGTGGGGCGGCGACCTCACCGTTCGACAGGTGGACAGACCCGACCCCGGTTCCGGCGAGGTCCGCGTCGACGTGCGCGCCTGCGCCGTCACCCGGACCATCGAGAACGCCGTTCAGGGCGGGCTCTCCGACGACCCCGCGCTCACGCCGCGGGTTCCGGGCCACGAGTTCGCCGGCGTCGTCAGCGAGGTGGGAGCGGGCGTCGACCTCTCCGTCGGGGACCGCGTCCTCGCGTACTTCTACCTCACCTGCGGGACGTGTGACCACTGCCGCCGCGGTGAGGCTAACCGCTGTCTTCGCTTCCGAGGCTGGTACGGCGTGAACTGCGACGGCGCCTACGCCGAGTCCGCCGTCCTCCCGGCCGCGAACGCGCTTCCCCTCCCGGAGGAAACGGGGTTCGCCGCCGGCGCCATCGCCGCGGACGGCCTCGCGACGCCGCTGCACGTCTGTGAACGAACCGGCGTCGACGACACCGATTCAGTACTCGTTGTCGGGGCCGCCGGCCGTATCGGCGTCCACCTCTCGCAACTGGCCGCCAGCCGCGGCGCGCACGTCGTCGCCGCCGACATCGACCCCGAGCGCCTCGCCCACGTCGACGACCTGACCCCGGACACGGTCGTTCCCGTCGACGCCTCCGGTGGAGAGTTCGCCTCCCGGGTTCGAGACGCGACGCCCCGGGGAGCGGGTCCCACCGTCGTCGTCGACACCGTCGGCGACACCGACACGCTCGGTGACGCCTGGGAGGCGATGGCGATGGGCGGACAGGTCGTCTCGCTCACCACCCACCACGACCGCACCTTCGACGTCCCGATGAAGGAGTACGTCGTCAAGGAGGCTTCCTTCCTCGGGTCGCGCTACGCGACGAAGGACCAGGTGGTCCGCGCAGCCAGACTGTTCGCCGACGGCCGGGTCGACCCGGTCGTTCGACGACGGGTCGGACTCGACGAGGTACCCGCGGTTCACGAGGAGCTTCGAGCCGGTGAGACGTTCGGGACGACCGTCCTCGAACCCTGA
- the codB gene encoding cytosine permease, which translates to MATQDTDFDWRTVVFGDEDLPDPDWPVDHVPKSERKGLVSISAVLLGFVFFAGTMWAGAEVGAAMGFGPMLAAMGVGYAILGVYVAALCAIAAKAGLTTVLLARYTFGRLGAKWADLLLGGTQVGWFGVTIPMIAIPMATFLGLDTPMFVSVLIVVWGVLHLATAYFGYDGMERLSYVAVPALVIVGLLSIGIAVSDVGGVGGLLAATGGSEMAFGAAVTIVVGTFISGGTQAPNWARFASSKRVGFWAGLVAFLVGNGFLFISGAVGGSVYDVSPAGDLYAVLTAQGLAFIGLVGLMFNIWTTNDNAAYAFGVAGSEAFDFDRKRPFVLVGGAVGILLALAGVDSLLIPWLSTLGQYVPPIGGVLIADFLVVWGLTRIPRMDDVSFAGVRWVSVLAYAGGCLVAVLTAGSVIPGVAAPQLIPGIASLNGIVAAGVLHVVGYYALERSGVLPGHTVATDADYV; encoded by the coding sequence ATGGCAACACAAGACACAGACTTCGATTGGCGGACAGTCGTCTTCGGTGACGAGGACCTCCCGGACCCCGACTGGCCGGTCGACCACGTCCCGAAGTCGGAACGGAAAGGGCTGGTGAGTATCTCGGCGGTCCTCCTCGGCTTCGTGTTCTTCGCGGGCACGATGTGGGCGGGTGCGGAGGTCGGTGCCGCGATGGGCTTCGGTCCGATGCTGGCCGCGATGGGGGTCGGCTACGCCATCCTCGGCGTCTACGTCGCGGCGCTCTGTGCCATCGCCGCCAAGGCCGGTCTCACGACGGTGCTGCTCGCACGGTACACGTTCGGGCGACTGGGCGCGAAGTGGGCCGACCTCCTCCTGGGCGGGACGCAGGTCGGGTGGTTCGGCGTCACCATTCCAATGATCGCCATCCCGATGGCGACGTTTCTGGGTCTCGATACGCCGATGTTCGTCTCTGTGCTCATCGTCGTCTGGGGCGTGTTGCACCTCGCGACGGCGTACTTCGGCTACGACGGCATGGAGCGCCTGTCGTACGTCGCGGTGCCGGCGCTGGTCATCGTCGGCCTGCTCTCTATCGGTATCGCCGTCTCCGACGTCGGCGGCGTCGGCGGCCTCCTCGCGGCGACCGGCGGCAGCGAGATGGCGTTCGGTGCCGCCGTGACCATCGTCGTCGGGACGTTCATCAGCGGCGGGACGCAGGCGCCCAACTGGGCGCGGTTCGCGTCGAGCAAGCGCGTCGGGTTCTGGGCGGGCCTCGTCGCCTTCCTCGTCGGCAACGGCTTCCTCTTCATCTCGGGTGCGGTCGGCGGATCGGTGTACGACGTGTCGCCCGCGGGCGACCTCTACGCCGTCCTGACCGCACAGGGGCTGGCGTTCATCGGCCTCGTCGGGCTGATGTTCAACATCTGGACGACCAACGACAACGCCGCCTACGCGTTCGGCGTCGCCGGGAGCGAGGCGTTCGACTTCGACCGCAAGCGACCGTTCGTCCTCGTCGGCGGCGCGGTCGGCATCCTCCTCGCGCTGGCCGGCGTCGACAGTCTCCTCATCCCCTGGCTCTCGACGCTCGGCCAGTACGTCCCGCCCATCGGCGGCGTCCTCATCGCGGACTTCCTGGTCGTGTGGGGGCTGACCCGCATCCCCCGGATGGACGACGTCTCCTTCGCGGGCGTGCGGTGGGTGTCCGTCCTGGCGTACGCCGGCGGCTGTCTCGTCGCCGTCCTCACCGCCGGGTCGGTGATCCCCGGCGTCGCGGCACCCCAGTTGATTCCCGGCATCGCCTCGCTCAACGGCATCGTCGCCGCCGGCGTCCTCCACGTCGTCGGCTACTACGCGCTCGAACGCTCCGGCGTCCTCCCGGGCCACACCGTCGCCACCGACGCCGACTACGTGTAA
- a CDS encoding NAD(P)-dependent alcohol dehydrogenase, producing MQAARLHEYTDDMSEALSIDEVDRPTVDTSDGVIVEVEGAGWCQTDNHIIEGMWTEYVPQDLPLTLGHENAGIVSEVGEEVTAVEAGDPVICHPVQTCGTCRSCRLGEDMYCDNSKFNGLTHDGGFAEYLHTSERAVIPLPDGVDPTDIAPHADAGITAYHAAKKAVDELNPGDAAVVIGVGGLGHIGLQCLRAMSAADIVAVDLKQSARDLASELGADDTVDPETEDVASAVEEFSGGVGAQQVLDFVGRDETTALAPDITAAGGDHHIIGYGGHVHEPAQALVNGEFAFRGTLVGRYTELQELVALVDRGAVELHTERYDLDDVNTVAERLEHGEIDGRAVITPP from the coding sequence ATGCAAGCCGCTCGATTACACGAGTACACCGACGACATGAGCGAGGCGCTGTCGATCGACGAGGTCGACCGTCCGACCGTCGACACCTCCGACGGCGTCATCGTCGAGGTAGAGGGGGCGGGATGGTGCCAGACGGACAACCACATCATCGAGGGGATGTGGACCGAGTACGTCCCGCAGGACCTCCCGCTCACGCTCGGCCACGAGAACGCCGGCATCGTGAGCGAAGTCGGCGAGGAGGTAACGGCTGTGGAGGCCGGCGACCCCGTCATCTGCCACCCGGTCCAGACCTGCGGGACCTGCCGGTCGTGTCGGCTGGGCGAGGACATGTACTGCGACAACTCGAAGTTCAACGGCCTCACCCACGACGGCGGGTTCGCCGAGTACCTCCACACCTCGGAGCGGGCGGTCATCCCGCTTCCCGACGGCGTGGACCCGACGGACATCGCCCCGCACGCCGACGCGGGTATCACGGCCTACCACGCCGCGAAGAAGGCCGTCGACGAACTCAACCCTGGCGACGCGGCCGTCGTCATCGGCGTCGGCGGCCTCGGCCACATCGGCCTGCAGTGTCTCCGCGCGATGTCCGCCGCCGACATCGTCGCCGTCGACCTCAAGCAGTCCGCGCGCGACCTCGCCTCGGAGTTGGGAGCCGACGACACCGTCGACCCCGAAACGGAAGACGTCGCGAGCGCGGTCGAGGAGTTCTCGGGCGGCGTCGGCGCGCAGCAGGTGCTCGACTTCGTCGGCCGCGACGAGACGACGGCGCTCGCGCCCGACATCACGGCCGCCGGCGGCGACCACCACATCATCGGCTACGGCGGGCACGTCCACGAACCCGCGCAGGCGCTCGTCAACGGCGAGTTCGCCTTCCGCGGAACGCTCGTCGGCCGCTACACCGAACTGCAGGAACTCGTCGCGCTCGTCGACCGCGGTGCCGTCGAACTCCACACCGAGCGCTACGACCTGGACGACGTGAACACCGTCGCCGAACGGCTCGAACACGGCGAGATCGACGGCCGCGCCGTCATCACGCCGCCCTGA
- a CDS encoding cyclase family protein: MLDGYEMYDLTQPWCQDTPAWPTYDNPKIWYEKSLDTEKVNGQKIEFMNHTGTHLDGEKHFVAHGRDIEQMSLDELVGDAVVADISDKVGEYDVYTSEMIEDVCDVREGDILFIHTGFQKYAWHREEADPHAFFCKHPGPNMEFAEWCREMDLNYLLLDCGSADHPMNTVVRDVRPELAAEACDHLGVDDLDEIFPPEGYQLMHTELFPHGIVHVENAQVPEELLNERVQIGTFPWRFRGGESSVSRCVAFKEA; the protein is encoded by the coding sequence ATGCTCGACGGATACGAAATGTACGATCTCACGCAGCCGTGGTGTCAGGACACCCCTGCGTGGCCGACGTACGACAACCCGAAGATCTGGTACGAGAAGTCCCTCGACACGGAGAAGGTCAACGGCCAGAAGATCGAGTTCATGAACCACACGGGGACGCACCTCGACGGCGAGAAGCACTTCGTCGCCCACGGCCGCGACATCGAGCAGATGTCGCTCGACGAACTCGTTGGCGACGCCGTCGTCGCCGACATCTCGGACAAGGTCGGCGAGTACGACGTCTACACTTCCGAGATGATCGAGGACGTCTGCGACGTCCGCGAGGGCGACATCCTCTTCATCCACACCGGCTTCCAGAAGTACGCCTGGCACCGCGAGGAGGCCGACCCGCACGCCTTCTTCTGCAAGCACCCCGGCCCGAACATGGAGTTCGCCGAGTGGTGCCGCGAGATGGACCTCAACTACCTCCTCCTCGACTGCGGGAGCGCCGACCACCCGATGAACACGGTCGTCCGCGACGTCCGGCCCGAACTGGCGGCGGAGGCCTGTGACCACCTCGGCGTCGACGACCTCGACGAAATCTTCCCGCCCGAGGGCTACCAGCTCATGCACACGGAGCTGTTCCCCCACGGTATCGTCCACGTCGAGAACGCGCAGGTCCCCGAGGAACTGCTGAACGAGCGCGTCCAGATCGGCACCTTCCCGTGGCGGTTCCGCGGCGGCGAGTCGTCGGTCAGCCGGTGCGTGGCGTTCAAAGAGGCGTAG
- a CDS encoding cytosine deaminase produces MDYVVTDATTLDGDRVDIEIRAGRLDRIVPAGEGDPEAFDADRRYDADGRLVTPPLVEPHLHLDATLTAGDPRWNDPGTLAEGIRIWADHKESLRKEDVKARATQAVEWMAANGITRVRTHADTTEETLAGVEALLELREEVSDLVDLQVVAFPQDGVFTRPRHEDLLREAMEMGCDLVGGIPHNEHTREDGVASVEMAMDLAEQYGTPVDLHIDETDDPGSRFTEVLASEALKRGLGERTTASHTTAMHSYSNAYADKLISLVTESGVSVVTNPPDNSVLQGRYDDYPRRRGHTRIDQLHDAGVTVALGHDSVMDPWYHYGTGDQLDAAFVLLHYAHMSGRGDVETLWRMLTESNAAVFGATEYGLEAGNEGSLVVYDSPDPFNALRTRAARTVVLREGRVVAETEPRETVVRRPDGERRVDFHR; encoded by the coding sequence ATGGATTACGTCGTCACCGACGCAACGACACTCGACGGGGACCGAGTCGACATCGAGATTCGCGCGGGGCGTCTCGACCGAATCGTTCCGGCGGGCGAGGGCGACCCCGAGGCGTTCGACGCCGATCGCCGGTACGACGCCGACGGGAGACTGGTCACGCCACCGCTCGTCGAACCGCACTTGCATCTCGACGCGACACTGACCGCGGGCGACCCGCGCTGGAACGACCCCGGAACCCTGGCGGAGGGGATTCGAATCTGGGCCGACCACAAGGAGTCGCTCCGGAAAGAGGACGTGAAGGCGCGGGCGACGCAGGCCGTCGAGTGGATGGCGGCCAACGGCATCACGAGGGTTCGGACGCACGCCGACACCACCGAGGAGACGCTGGCGGGCGTCGAGGCGCTGCTCGAACTCCGCGAGGAGGTGTCCGACCTCGTGGACCTCCAGGTGGTCGCCTTTCCCCAAGACGGCGTCTTCACCCGACCGCGTCACGAGGACCTCCTGCGCGAGGCGATGGAGATGGGCTGTGACCTCGTGGGTGGAATCCCGCACAACGAACACACCCGTGAGGACGGCGTCGCCTCGGTCGAGATGGCGATGGACCTGGCCGAACAGTACGGAACTCCGGTCGACCTCCACATCGACGAGACGGACGACCCGGGGTCGCGCTTCACCGAGGTGCTGGCGAGCGAGGCGCTGAAGCGGGGGCTCGGGGAGAGAACGACCGCGAGCCACACGACGGCGATGCACTCGTACTCGAACGCGTACGCCGACAAACTGATCTCTTTGGTAACGGAGAGCGGCGTGAGCGTCGTCACGAACCCGCCGGACAACAGCGTCCTGCAGGGGCGGTACGACGACTACCCCAGACGGCGAGGGCACACCAGAATCGACCAGTTACACGACGCGGGCGTGACGGTCGCGCTCGGCCACGACTCCGTGATGGACCCGTGGTACCACTACGGGACGGGCGATCAACTCGACGCCGCGTTCGTCCTCTTGCACTACGCGCACATGAGCGGTCGCGGCGACGTCGAGACGCTCTGGCGGATGCTCACCGAATCGAACGCGGCGGTCTTCGGGGCGACGGAGTACGGACTCGAAGCGGGCAACGAGGGCTCACTCGTCGTCTACGACAGCCCGGACCCGTTCAACGCCCTTCGAACGAGAGCCGCGCGGACAGTCGTCCTGAGGGAGGGCCGCGTCGTCGCGGAGACCGAACCGCGGGAGACCGTCGTCCGTCGACCCGACGGAGAGCGTCGGGTGGACTTTCACCGCTGA
- a CDS encoding MFS transporter gives MSTSQLPRRALSTLGTGLFGLGVAVGSYGAVVSLLIDRGVAPDAAGFGMTLFLLTQGLAALPADRLTRVMSVPRTCVLGFVLATLAALVGGWATLPAALASRTLLGVGQGVAFVAAMKYVGRRVPDRTAAAQGLLGALFTLGFAAGLAAAPALVRWNPVVPAVGAAALIGVGAVGTATLSGVRTEPPLPVAAYLAPLRSPTGLALGLGNMATFGFLMVAGTWYPDVLRGAGVPVTATLVGFSLSTVVGRAVGGHLSERVGDRRTVLVSFVGTAVVLSLLALALRTEAPWLLVAAVVGTGLGFGVPFGPLFALAFSELADDAGVTLVAMLLVGNVGAVVYPWLLGRTLLDTNSFALGFVAMAATVFGVSVLWMAAVGTETG, from the coding sequence GTGTCGACCTCACAACTTCCGCGGCGGGCGCTGTCGACGCTCGGAACCGGCCTGTTCGGTCTCGGCGTCGCCGTCGGCTCCTACGGCGCCGTCGTCTCGCTCCTCATCGACCGCGGGGTCGCGCCCGACGCGGCGGGGTTCGGCATGACGCTGTTCCTCCTCACGCAGGGGCTCGCCGCCCTCCCCGCGGACCGCCTCACGCGCGTGATGTCCGTCCCCCGGACGTGTGTGCTCGGGTTCGTCCTGGCGACACTGGCCGCGCTCGTCGGGGGCTGGGCGACGCTCCCGGCCGCACTCGCCTCCCGAACACTCCTCGGCGTCGGCCAGGGCGTGGCGTTCGTCGCGGCGATGAAGTACGTCGGTCGGCGCGTCCCCGACCGAACGGCGGCCGCTCAGGGGCTCCTGGGCGCGCTGTTCACCCTCGGATTCGCCGCCGGTCTCGCCGCCGCACCCGCGCTCGTCCGGTGGAACCCGGTCGTCCCCGCCGTCGGTGCCGCCGCGCTCATCGGTGTGGGCGCCGTCGGCACCGCGACGCTTTCGGGCGTCCGAACCGAACCGCCCCTCCCCGTCGCGGCGTACCTCGCGCCGCTCCGCTCCCCGACCGGACTCGCGCTCGGCCTGGGGAACATGGCCACGTTCGGCTTCCTGATGGTCGCCGGCACCTGGTACCCGGACGTGCTCCGGGGGGCCGGCGTGCCGGTGACGGCGACGCTCGTCGGCTTCTCGCTCTCGACGGTCGTCGGCCGGGCCGTCGGCGGCCACCTCTCCGAACGCGTGGGCGACCGCCGGACCGTCCTCGTCTCGTTCGTCGGCACCGCCGTCGTGCTCTCGCTTCTGGCGCTCGCCCTTCGAACGGAGGCCCCGTGGCTCCTCGTCGCCGCCGTCGTGGGGACCGGGCTCGGGTTCGGCGTCCCGTTCGGGCCGCTGTTCGCCCTGGCCTTCTCGGAACTGGCGGACGACGCCGGCGTCACGCTCGTGGCGATGCTCCTGGTCGGGAACGTCGGCGCCGTCGTCTATCCGTGGCTCCTCGGTCGGACGCTGTTGGACACGAACTCCTTCGCGCTCGGCTTCGTCGCGATGGCCGCCACCGTGTTCGGCGTCTCCGTCCTGTGGATGGCGGCGGTCGGGACCGAGACCGGATGA
- a CDS encoding CaiB/BaiF CoA transferase family protein: MNTNGTRILDGVTVVDLSTFVTGGFCSLMLANQGADVIKVERPGTGDDIRHSGPPFVDGESPYYWTLNYDKRSVELDLKTESGKEALYDLVAEADVFVQNFRPGVADRLGVDYDTLSDLNEGLVYCSISAFGDTGPWSQRPGYDLLVQGMSGIMSVTGEPDPEGRPVKVGLPQTDLITGMWAAFGVMNGLYKRELTGEGDRVELGMLDATLPWLTKQAGKVFAGEEPTRMGTKDPVLAPYQTYATEDGHLNVACLNQKLWRDFCAAIDRPGLVEDDRFETNADRVEHMSELEAEIEDALGKKTTDEWMDVLVDAGVPAGPVQSVEEALYNEQTEARGVVSEVSSEDGDRTVPTIEHPLNFAHAESGFRSPPPKLGEHTREVFADLGYSEERLDELAAAGAFGDRE, encoded by the coding sequence ATGAACACGAACGGCACACGAATCCTCGACGGAGTGACGGTGGTCGACCTCTCGACGTTCGTCACCGGGGGGTTCTGCTCGCTCATGCTGGCGAACCAGGGCGCGGACGTCATCAAGGTCGAACGTCCCGGCACCGGCGACGACATCAGACACTCCGGCCCCCCGTTCGTCGACGGCGAGTCCCCCTACTACTGGACGCTCAACTACGACAAGCGGAGCGTCGAACTGGACCTGAAGACGGAGAGCGGGAAGGAGGCGCTGTACGACCTGGTGGCAGAGGCGGACGTCTTCGTCCAGAACTTCAGACCCGGCGTCGCCGACCGCCTCGGCGTCGACTACGACACGCTTTCGGACCTCAACGAGGGCCTCGTCTACTGCTCCATCTCCGCGTTCGGCGACACGGGTCCGTGGAGCCAACGGCCCGGCTACGACCTCCTCGTGCAGGGGATGAGCGGCATCATGAGCGTCACGGGCGAACCGGACCCCGAGGGACGCCCGGTCAAGGTGGGCCTCCCCCAGACCGACCTCATCACGGGGATGTGGGCCGCCTTCGGCGTCATGAACGGCCTCTACAAGCGCGAACTGACGGGCGAGGGCGACCGGGTCGAACTCGGCATGCTCGACGCGACGCTCCCCTGGCTGACGAAGCAGGCCGGGAAGGTGTTCGCCGGCGAAGAACCGACCAGAATGGGGACGAAAGACCCCGTGCTCGCGCCGTACCAGACGTACGCGACGGAGGACGGCCACCTCAACGTCGCCTGTCTGAACCAGAAGCTGTGGCGTGACTTCTGTGCCGCCATCGACCGCCCGGGCCTCGTCGAGGACGACCGGTTCGAGACGAACGCCGACCGAGTCGAACACATGAGCGAACTGGAGGCCGAAATCGAGGACGCCCTCGGGAAGAAAACGACGGACGAGTGGATGGACGTCCTCGTCGACGCCGGCGTCCCCGCCGGACCGGTGCAGTCGGTGGAGGAGGCGCTCTACAACGAACAGACCGAGGCGCGCGGCGTCGTGAGCGAGGTGTCGAGCGAGGACGGCGACCGGACGGTGCCGACCATCGAACACCCCCTGAACTTCGCCCACGCCGAGAGCGGCTTCCGCTCGCCGCCGCCGAAACTGGGCGAGCACACCCGCGAGGTGTTCGCGGACCTGGGCTACTCCGAGGAGCGACTGGACGAACTGGCGGCGGCGGGCGCGTTCGGCGACAGGGAGTAG